In Candidatus Nitrosarchaeum limnium SFB1, the following proteins share a genomic window:
- a CDS encoding hypothetical protein (hypothetical protein Nmar_0186): protein MFIGGYVSSAGLGLTCPEWPLCPNGIMPNEQYFIEWTHRLIAVTTGSLVIATAVGSWLNKNAGRKIKFTSTFAATLVVTQITLGAIVINLKLHAVLVAIHLGVGILLFSMVLLTALFAFRITKKPIESTI, encoded by the coding sequence ATGTTTATTGGAGGATATGTTTCCTCAGCTGGACTTGGATTAACATGTCCTGAATGGCCACTTTGTCCAAATGGTATTATGCCAAATGAACAATATTTCATTGAATGGACTCATAGATTAATTGCAGTTACTACTGGTTCACTTGTTATTGCAACTGCGGTAGGAAGTTGGCTAAACAAAAATGCAGGAAGAAAAATTAAATTTACTAGTACTTTTGCTGCAACACTTGTAGTTACTCAAATTACTTTGGGTGCAATTGTAATTAATCTAAAACTTCATGCTGTACTCGTTGCAATTCATTTGGGAGTTGGAATACTTTTGTTTTCAATGGTCTTGCTGACTGCATTGTTTGCATTTAGAATAACAAAAAAACCAATTGAATCTACGATTTAG
- a CDS encoding blue (type1) copper domain-containing protein produces the protein MSQHKQEFYRTTPARTGKMMAIMLGICLVGGVIFFSMWDYWTSAPAPVVAQMAGAKQTESAAVATGKTITENLKFIESPDFRTLSFNALPGEEGHNPTINASVGDKIVFNVENDGKSFHAFGVTADAEGFAGIFPSSAIASASNPLKPGMSGTSEFIPSKEGTYYYICTVPGHREQGMVGEIIVGAPQAAAAPQAAAAPQAAAAPTGVHHDFSVNFIESADFRTLSFNALPGEEGHNPDFTVKSGDEVTFAAKNAGKSFHAFGIVSDPEDFNNILWKSAIATASNPLKPGQEGSVTFTAGAPGTYYYICTVPGHALQGMKGSFIVE, from the coding sequence ATGAGTCAACATAAACAAGAATTTTACAGAACAACTCCGGCAAGAACTGGAAAAATGATGGCAATAATGCTAGGCATTTGTCTTGTTGGTGGCGTGATATTTTTTAGCATGTGGGATTACTGGACATCTGCTCCGGCTCCTGTAGTTGCTCAAATGGCAGGTGCAAAACAAACAGAATCTGCAGCAGTAGCAACTGGAAAAACAATTACTGAAAATCTTAAATTTATAGAATCTCCTGATTTTAGAACATTATCATTTAATGCATTACCTGGAGAAGAAGGTCATAATCCTACAATTAATGCAAGTGTTGGTGACAAAATTGTGTTTAACGTTGAAAATGATGGAAAATCATTTCATGCATTTGGTGTAACTGCTGATGCAGAAGGATTTGCAGGCATTTTCCCATCAAGTGCTATTGCATCTGCATCTAATCCATTAAAACCTGGTATGTCCGGTACATCTGAATTTATTCCATCAAAAGAAGGAACTTACTATTACATCTGTACTGTCCCAGGTCATAGAGAACAAGGAATGGTTGGAGAAATTATTGTAGGTGCACCTCAAGCCGCAGCAGCACCTCAAGCCGCAGCAGCACCTCAAGCCGCAGCAGCACCAACTGGCGTTCATCATGATTTCAGTGTAAACTTTATTGAATCTGCAGACTTTAGAACATTATCATTTAATGCATTACCTGGAGAAGAAGGTCATAACCCAGACTTTACAGTAAAATCAGGCGATGAAGTTACTTTTGCTGCAAAAAATGCTGGTAAATCATTTCATGCATTTGGAATAGTTTCAGATCCGGAAGATTTCAATAACATACTTTGGAAATCTGCTATTGCAACTGCATCTAATCCATTAAAACCTGGTCAAGAAGGCAGTGTCACATTCACTGCAGGTGCACCAGGAACTTATTATTACATCTGTACAGTTCCAGGACATGCATTACAAGGAATGAAAGGCTCATTCATAGTAGAATAG